One genomic region from Mauremys reevesii isolate NIE-2019 linkage group 7, ASM1616193v1, whole genome shotgun sequence encodes:
- the CISD1 gene encoding CDGSH iron-sulfur domain-containing protein 1: protein MGLGSNSSVRVEWVAAISLAAGAAAVGYLAYTRFLSKDKCCKAMVNLHIQKDNPKVVHAFDMEDLGDKAVYCRCWRSKKFPLCDGSHTKHNDETGDNVGPLIIKRKEA, encoded by the exons TTGAATGGGTTGCTGCAATCTCATTagctgcaggagcagctgctgtTGGATATCTAGCATACACAAGATTCCTCTCTAAAGACAAATGCTGCAAGGCAATGGTAAATCTCCATATACAGAAAGATAACCCAAAGGTAGTCCATGCATTTGATATGGAAGATCTGGGAGACAAAGCTGTGTATTGTCGTTGCTGGAGATCTAAGAag tttcCACTGTGCGACGGTTCTCACACAAAGCACAATGATGAAACTGGGGACAATGTTGGGCCTCTGATCATCAAGAGAAAGGAAGCATAA